The Clostridium septicum genome contains a region encoding:
- the cwlD gene encoding N-acetylmuramoyl-L-alanine amidase CwlD: MKVLKKISLLLVIALLISIPININAEANNKEKVILIDPGHGGFDGGAQSKSGTIEKDINLSISLKLKENLEKKGYKVEITRSDDNGLNEKGATIREKKREDLKRRCELKKETNCDIFVSIHQNMFPQSKCYGAQVWYSSNDISKSLANSIQDSLKETVKDNNKRVAKPAGESYLILRDKYEGASVLVECGFLSNPEEENKLKSEEHQNALVEGISTGIDKYFESGDSNL; encoded by the coding sequence ATGAAAGTTTTAAAGAAGATATCATTATTATTGGTAATAGCATTATTAATATCAATACCAATAAATATTAATGCAGAAGCTAATAATAAAGAAAAAGTTATATTAATTGATCCAGGTCATGGTGGATTTGATGGTGGCGCTCAATCTAAATCTGGAACTATAGAAAAGGATATTAATCTTAGTATAAGTTTGAAATTAAAAGAAAACCTAGAGAAAAAGGGTTATAAAGTAGAAATAACTAGAAGCGATGATAATGGATTAAATGAAAAGGGAGCTACAATAAGGGAAAAGAAAAGAGAGGATTTAAAAAGAAGATGTGAATTAAAAAAAGAAACAAATTGCGATATTTTTGTATCAATACATCAAAATATGTTTCCTCAATCAAAATGTTATGGTGCACAAGTATGGTATTCATCAAATGATATTAGTAAAAGTTTAGCAAATAGTATTCAAGATTCATTAAAAGAAACAGTAAAAGATAATAATAAAAGAGTTGCTAAACCAGCAGGAGAATCTTATTTAATATTAAGAGATAAATATGAAGGGGCATCTGTTTTAGTAGAATGTGGATTTTTATCTAACCCGGAAGAAGAAAATAAACTTAAGAGTGAAGAGCATCAAAATGCACTTGTAGAAGGAATATCAACAGGAATAGATAAATATTTTGAAAGTGGAGATAGTAATTTGTAA